From a single Microbacterium murale genomic region:
- a CDS encoding ATP-dependent Clp protease ATP-binding subunit, protein MFERFTDRARRVVVLAQEEAKMLNHNYIGTEHILLGLIHEGEGVAAKALESLGISLDAVREQVQDIIGQGQQQPTGHIPFTPRAKKVLELSLREALQLGHNYIGTEHILLGLIREGEGVAAQVLVKLGADLNKVRQQVIQLLSGAPGREPAAVGATTNDSQQAAQGGSAVLDQFGRNLTQAARDNKLDPVIGREKEIERVMQILSRRSKNNPVLIGEPGVGKTAVVEGLAQAIVKGDVPETLKDKQLYSLDLGSLIAGSRYRGDFEERLKKVTKEIRTRGDIIVFIDEIHTLVGAGAAEGAIDAASILKPLLARGELQTIGATTLDEYRKHFEKDAALERRFQSIQVAEPSLPHTINILKGLRDRYEAHHKVQITDGAIVAASNLADRYVADRFLPDKAIDLIDEAGARLRLSILSSPPELREFDDKIAAVREQKEAASEEQDFEKAASLRDEEKSLLAERLRLEKQWRSGDVATAAVVDEGLIAEVLAQATGIPVFKLTEEESSRLVFMEKALHQRVVGQEEAIAALSRTIRRQRAGLKDPKRPSGSFIFAGPTGVGKTELAKALAEFLFDDEGALISLDMSEFGEKHTVSRLFGAPPGFVGFEEGGQLTEKVRRKPFSVVLFDEIEKAHPDIFNSLLQILEEGRLTDGQGRVVDFKNTVIIMTTNLGSSAIAGGPVGFQIEGNAQTSYERMKGKVDEELKRHFKPEFLNRVDDVIVFPQLSKEELVQIVDLFVKRLSDRLLDRDMTVELSQPAKERLIEIGFDPALGARPLRRAMQREIEDQLSEKILHGELNPGDHVKVDAADGKFQFETAPRGEKVSVGINTGGAITSSPDLAAASGE, encoded by the coding sequence ATGTTCGAGAGATTCACCGACCGTGCCCGTCGTGTCGTCGTCCTCGCCCAAGAAGAGGCGAAGATGCTCAATCACAACTACATCGGCACTGAGCACATCCTGCTCGGCCTCATCCACGAGGGTGAAGGCGTCGCCGCCAAGGCCCTCGAGAGCCTCGGCATCTCCCTCGACGCCGTGCGCGAGCAGGTGCAGGACATCATCGGTCAGGGCCAGCAGCAGCCCACCGGCCACATCCCGTTCACGCCGCGCGCCAAGAAGGTGCTCGAGCTGAGCCTGCGCGAAGCGCTGCAGCTCGGCCACAACTACATCGGCACCGAGCACATCCTGCTCGGCCTCATCCGCGAGGGTGAAGGCGTCGCCGCTCAGGTGCTCGTCAAGCTCGGCGCAGACCTGAACAAGGTGCGCCAGCAGGTCATCCAGCTGCTCTCCGGCGCTCCTGGCCGCGAGCCCGCAGCCGTCGGCGCGACCACCAACGACAGCCAGCAGGCCGCCCAGGGCGGATCCGCCGTGCTCGATCAGTTCGGCCGCAACCTCACCCAGGCCGCCCGCGACAACAAACTCGACCCGGTGATCGGGCGCGAGAAGGAGATCGAGCGGGTCATGCAGATCCTCTCCCGCCGCTCCAAGAACAACCCCGTCCTGATCGGTGAGCCCGGCGTCGGCAAGACGGCCGTCGTCGAGGGCCTCGCCCAGGCGATCGTCAAGGGCGATGTCCCCGAGACGCTGAAGGACAAGCAGCTCTACTCGCTCGACCTCGGTTCGCTCATCGCCGGTTCCCGCTACCGCGGTGACTTCGAGGAGCGCCTGAAGAAGGTCACCAAGGAGATCCGCACGCGCGGCGACATCATCGTCTTCATCGACGAGATCCACACCCTCGTGGGTGCGGGTGCCGCCGAGGGTGCGATCGACGCGGCCAGCATCCTGAAGCCGCTTCTCGCCCGTGGCGAGCTGCAGACGATCGGTGCGACGACGCTCGACGAGTACCGCAAGCACTTCGAGAAGGATGCTGCGCTCGAGCGCCGCTTCCAGTCCATCCAGGTCGCCGAGCCGAGCCTGCCCCACACGATCAACATCCTCAAGGGGCTGCGCGACCGCTACGAGGCGCACCACAAGGTGCAGATCACCGACGGCGCGATCGTCGCGGCTTCCAACCTCGCCGACCGCTATGTCGCCGACCGCTTCCTGCCGGACAAGGCCATCGACCTGATCGACGAGGCCGGCGCCCGCCTGCGCCTGTCGATCCTGTCCAGCCCGCCCGAGCTGCGCGAGTTCGACGACAAGATCGCCGCTGTGCGCGAGCAGAAGGAAGCGGCATCCGAGGAGCAGGACTTCGAGAAGGCCGCATCGCTGCGCGACGAGGAGAAGAGCCTCCTTGCCGAGCGCCTGCGCCTCGAGAAGCAGTGGCGCTCCGGTGACGTCGCGACCGCAGCAGTGGTCGACGAGGGTCTGATCGCCGAGGTTCTCGCACAGGCCACCGGCATCCCGGTGTTCAAGCTCACGGAAGAGGAGTCCTCGCGACTCGTCTTCATGGAGAAGGCGCTGCACCAGCGCGTCGTCGGGCAGGAAGAGGCCATCGCGGCGCTCTCCCGCACGATCCGTCGTCAGCGTGCCGGCCTGAAGGACCCGAAGCGCCCCTCGGGCTCGTTCATCTTCGCCGGCCCGACCGGCGTCGGAAAGACCGAGCTCGCCAAGGCTCTCGCCGAGTTCCTGTTCGACGACGAAGGCGCGCTTATCTCGCTCGACATGAGCGAGTTCGGCGAGAAGCACACCGTCTCGCGGCTGTTCGGTGCCCCTCCAGGATTCGTCGGATTCGAAGAGGGCGGCCAGCTCACCGAGAAGGTGCGCCGCAAGCCCTTCAGCGTGGTGCTGTTCGACGAGATCGAGAAGGCTCACCCCGACATCTTCAACTCGCTGTTGCAGATCCTCGAAGAGGGTCGCCTCACCGACGGCCAGGGTCGCGTGGTGGACTTCAAGAACACGGTCATCATCATGACGACCAACCTCGGCTCGTCCGCGATCGCCGGCGGCCCCGTGGGCTTCCAGATCGAGGGCAACGCGCAGACCAGCTACGAGCGGATGAAGGGCAAGGTTGACGAAGAGCTCAAGCGGCACTTCAAGCCCGAGTTCCTCAACCGTGTCGATGACGTCATCGTCTTCCCGCAGCTGTCGAAGGAAGAGCTCGTGCAGATCGTCGATCTGTTCGTCAAGCGCCTCAGCGACCGTCTGCTCGACCGCGACATGACGGTGGAGCTGTCGCAGCCGGCCAAGGAGCGTCTCATCGAGATCGGCTTCGACCCGGCCCTCGGCGCTCGTCCGCTGCGTCGTGCCATGCAGCGCGAGATCGAGGATCAGCTATCGGAGAAGATCCTGCACGGCGAGCTCAACCCCGGCGACCACGTGAAGGTGGATGCCGCGGACGGCAAGTTCCAGTTCGAGACCGCCCCGCGCGGCGAGAAGGTCTCGGTCGGCATCAACACCGGCGGCGCGATCACGTCGAGCCCCGACCTGGCGGCCGCTTCCGGCGAGTGA
- a CDS encoding EamA family transporter, whose amino-acid sequence MLALASAVVYGIVDFAGGILSRRVHYAFVAWVGQIGGMAFAFIAAVVVPARQVGVEDLAWGALSGIGSAVTMLFLNRALARGAMSVVLPISAVTGVALSVLCGVWFLGEQPAMPAWFGILLMLPALWLVSGGSGDGHRPDGVRDGLIASLGVAVQYIGLGLAGQESGLWAVFAGRVAAVVVLTPVLATAKNVRPVTGRDTTKALLIGAGAALGLTLYLLATREQLLAVAVTLASLYPAIPVLLGIVVLHEKLTARRVVGLAAAGVAVVLLSAG is encoded by the coding sequence GTGCTTGCTCTTGCGTCAGCCGTCGTCTACGGCATCGTCGACTTCGCCGGTGGCATTCTGTCTCGCCGGGTTCACTACGCATTCGTCGCATGGGTAGGGCAGATCGGCGGAATGGCGTTCGCTTTCATCGCAGCAGTCGTGGTCCCTGCCCGGCAGGTCGGAGTCGAAGATCTGGCGTGGGGAGCACTCTCCGGAATCGGCAGCGCGGTAACCATGCTGTTTCTGAACCGCGCCCTTGCGCGTGGTGCCATGAGCGTCGTGCTGCCCATCAGCGCCGTGACAGGAGTCGCGCTCTCCGTGCTGTGCGGAGTCTGGTTCCTCGGCGAACAGCCGGCGATGCCCGCCTGGTTCGGCATCCTGCTCATGCTGCCCGCGCTCTGGTTGGTATCCGGCGGTTCAGGTGACGGTCATCGTCCGGATGGAGTTCGAGACGGCCTCATCGCGAGTCTCGGCGTCGCTGTTCAATACATCGGGCTGGGCTTGGCTGGGCAGGAAAGCGGATTGTGGGCGGTGTTCGCTGGACGCGTCGCCGCCGTCGTCGTTCTCACACCGGTGCTCGCAACCGCAAAGAACGTACGGCCTGTGACGGGCAGAGACACGACGAAGGCGTTGCTGATCGGCGCCGGCGCCGCGCTCGGGCTCACCTTGTACCTGTTGGCGACCAGGGAGCAGCTGCTCGCCGTAGCCGTGACACTGGCTTCTCTGTACCCGGCGATTCCCGTTCTTCTCGGAATCGTCGTGCTGCATGAGAAACTCACTGCTCGTCGCGTCGTCGGTCTCGCCGCCGCGGGCGTAGCCGTCGTGCTGCTGAGTGCAGGGTGA